In one window of Agrobacterium larrymoorei DNA:
- a CDS encoding DUF2177 family protein → MKRFVIAYLATMVFFLAIDAIWLSTMADLLYRPLLGDLLAPQFRLAPAVLFYLIYCAALTYFAVLPGLDHRRLSLALRNGAFFGFAAYGTYDLTNQATLVTWPTTLTIADLIWGSVLSAATALCACWLTGRLHGRSDH, encoded by the coding sequence ATGAAACGCTTCGTCATCGCCTATCTCGCCACCATGGTTTTCTTCCTGGCAATCGATGCCATATGGCTGAGCACGATGGCGGACCTGCTTTATCGCCCGCTCCTGGGCGATCTGCTCGCGCCTCAATTCCGGCTTGCACCGGCAGTTCTCTTCTACCTTATTTACTGTGCCGCACTGACCTATTTCGCCGTGCTGCCGGGGCTGGACCATCGGCGTTTGTCACTTGCATTGCGCAACGGTGCTTTCTTCGGTTTCGCCGCTTACGGAACCTACGATCTCACCAATCAGGCAACGCTGGTCACATGGCCCACGACATTGACGATTGCCGATCTCATCTGGGGTTCGGTTCTTTCCGCCGCCACGGCCCTTTGTGCCTGCTGGCTGACGGGAAGATTGCATGGGCGTAGCGACCATTGA
- a CDS encoding alpha/beta fold hydrolase — MPNSLLPILGTILAVGMSAAALAADKEPPKGEVKIDVGGFKLNSLLLPPKKNADLPPIVFIHGASTSLYDPLYAFREPLEGRATLLFVDRPGHGLSDIGPKENVLPDAQADAIARLMEKRGIPKAIIVGHSFGGAITAAFALRHSDMVEGLIFLSPALYPWPGGISWYYDAARAPVAGIFFSTLIAPPAGLFALNTAVKGVFAPNPMPSDYVSKTKAYRALRPAAFRHNAQEVGGLNAWAKIASARYKDIKAPTIIIAGDKDNVVSTEIHSKHLARDIPGAELIIAHNLGHKSDFVARDLVVAAVEKIAGKKRNLKALAKTLEMKIAGDSVVKAK; from the coding sequence ATGCCAAACAGCCTCCTTCCCATTCTCGGAACCATACTTGCTGTGGGAATGAGCGCTGCCGCGCTTGCGGCTGACAAGGAGCCGCCGAAGGGTGAAGTCAAGATCGATGTCGGTGGCTTCAAACTCAACAGCCTGCTTCTGCCGCCCAAGAAGAATGCGGATTTACCGCCCATCGTCTTCATCCATGGCGCAAGTACGAGCCTTTACGATCCCCTCTATGCCTTCCGCGAACCGCTGGAGGGCCGGGCCACCCTTCTTTTTGTCGACAGGCCGGGACACGGGCTCTCCGATATCGGACCGAAGGAAAATGTGCTGCCGGATGCGCAGGCCGATGCGATTGCGCGACTCATGGAAAAGCGCGGCATTCCCAAAGCCATCATCGTTGGCCACTCCTTCGGCGGTGCAATCACCGCCGCATTCGCGCTTCGCCACAGCGATATGGTGGAAGGCTTGATCTTTCTTTCGCCTGCGCTCTACCCGTGGCCGGGTGGCATCAGCTGGTATTACGATGCAGCCCGCGCGCCTGTTGCGGGTATCTTCTTCAGCACCCTCATCGCACCGCCCGCCGGGCTCTTCGCATTGAACACCGCAGTCAAAGGCGTCTTCGCGCCCAACCCTATGCCTTCGGATTACGTCTCCAAGACCAAAGCCTACCGCGCGCTACGCCCGGCTGCCTTTCGCCATAACGCACAGGAGGTGGGCGGCCTGAACGCCTGGGCCAAAATCGCATCCGCCCGCTACAAGGACATCAAAGCCCCAACCATCATCATCGCCGGAGACAAAGACAACGTCGTCTCCACCGAAATCCACTCCAAACATCTCGCCCGCGATATACCAGGCGCCGAACTCATCATCGCCCACAACCTCGGCCACAAATCCGATTTCGTTGCGCGCGATCTGGTGGTCGCCGCGGTTGAGAAAATTGCGGGCAAGAAGCGAAACCTGAAGGCGCTTGCGAAGACGCTGGAGATGAAGATTGCCGGGGATAGCGTTGTTAAAGCGAAATAG
- a CDS encoding DUF1295 domain-containing protein: MDVLFLFLIAIGLSLAMTAAWAVQRRTGASGWIDTIWSFAVGLGGVAAIVISAGTPERRLAAFLLIAIWSIRLGSHIGSRTRGGGEDPRYAKLVEEWGKNAAKRLFMFLQIQALAGLILVVAIYLAASNTATFPRIFDIVAIGLALAALAGEAISDRQLARFRRKPEAKTEICEEGFWRYSRHPNYFFEWLYWCAWPLLALTGPSPFAWAALLAPVLMYWLLVHASGIPPLEDHMLRSRGEKFRALQRRVNAFFPGPRKEEA, translated from the coding sequence ATGGATGTGCTCTTCTTGTTTCTGATTGCCATTGGCCTTTCCTTGGCCATGACGGCTGCCTGGGCCGTGCAGCGCCGCACGGGTGCCAGCGGCTGGATCGATACGATATGGTCTTTCGCTGTCGGCCTTGGTGGCGTGGCAGCCATTGTCATTTCCGCAGGCACGCCGGAGCGGCGGCTGGCCGCATTCCTCCTCATCGCCATCTGGTCGATCCGGCTTGGCAGCCATATCGGTTCGAGAACGAGAGGCGGCGGCGAGGATCCGCGCTATGCGAAGCTGGTCGAGGAATGGGGCAAGAATGCCGCAAAGCGCCTGTTCATGTTCCTTCAGATTCAGGCGCTTGCAGGGCTTATTCTCGTTGTCGCCATCTATCTGGCCGCTTCCAACACGGCCACCTTCCCCAGAATATTCGATATCGTTGCGATTGGTCTTGCGCTGGCGGCGCTGGCTGGTGAGGCGATCTCGGACCGGCAGTTGGCCCGCTTCCGCAGGAAGCCGGAAGCGAAGACCGAGATTTGCGAGGAAGGTTTCTGGCGCTATTCCCGCCATCCCAATTACTTTTTCGAGTGGCTTTACTGGTGCGCATGGCCGCTTCTGGCGCTGACCGGCCCCTCGCCTTTCGCCTGGGCCGCACTTCTTGCACCCGTGCTGATGTACTGGCTGCTCGTCCATGCATCCGGCATCCCACCGCTGGAAGACCATATGCTGCGATCTCGCGGCGAGAAGTTCCGCGCATTGCAGCGACGCGTCAACGCATTTTTCCCCGGACCACGAAAAGAGGAGGCATGA
- a CDS encoding DUF2147 domain-containing protein, with amino-acid sequence MKTVLKLALAALAFSGGSALAQDINGQWARGDGNAKVQIAPCGSDTCAINTWIKPGTPKEKTGDKLVMSIKPTSDGEYSGTAFDPQRDLTYKLTVSVKGDSMTTKGCVLAGIVCKGVSWTRTN; translated from the coding sequence ATGAAAACGGTTCTGAAACTGGCGCTCGCTGCCCTTGCTTTCAGCGGAGGCTCAGCCTTGGCGCAGGATATCAACGGGCAATGGGCACGCGGCGATGGCAATGCCAAAGTCCAGATCGCGCCCTGCGGCTCTGATACTTGCGCCATCAACACATGGATCAAGCCCGGCACGCCGAAGGAAAAGACGGGCGACAAGCTGGTCATGAGCATCAAGCCCACATCCGATGGTGAATATTCCGGCACGGCTTTCGATCCCCAGCGTGATCTCACCTATAAGCTGACCGTATCCGTAAAAGGCGATAGCATGACCACGAAGGGATGCGTTCTCGCTGGCATCGTCTGCAAGGGCGTCAGCTGGACGCGCACAAATTAG
- a CDS encoding MarR family winged helix-turn-helix transcriptional regulator has product MAVSLAFEHGRAKGKYVEAEDSLLGSKADIDYSILSEAVLYRLRRAQLSVVNDFNESLLKFGLRPADFSVLIVVANNTGLKQSDVAEALGIQRANFVAIIDGLEEKGLLSRRRSETDRRVHYLDMTEEGNVTLDEILLIWRTHEEKLVGRLGGEKARDQLVGLLRRIQD; this is encoded by the coding sequence ATGGCAGTAAGTCTCGCGTTTGAGCATGGCAGGGCTAAGGGTAAATACGTGGAAGCCGAAGATTCGCTGTTGGGGTCGAAGGCTGATATCGACTACTCGATCCTTTCTGAAGCGGTGCTTTATAGGCTTCGGCGGGCACAACTTTCGGTAGTGAATGATTTTAACGAGAGCCTTCTGAAGTTTGGCCTTCGGCCGGCAGATTTTTCCGTGCTGATTGTGGTTGCGAACAATACAGGCCTGAAGCAGAGCGATGTTGCGGAGGCACTTGGCATTCAGCGTGCCAATTTCGTGGCGATCATCGATGGCCTTGAGGAGAAGGGGCTTCTCTCCCGCCGCAGGTCGGAAACCGACCGTCGCGTTCATTATCTGGACATGACGGAAGAGGGGAATGTGACCCTCGACGAGATTCTTCTGATCTGGCGCACCCATGAGGAGAAGCTTGTCGGACGTCTGGGAGGCGAGAAGGCCCGCGATCAGCTCGTCGGGCTGCTGCGCAGAATTCAGGACTGA
- a CDS encoding SAM-dependent methyltransferase, producing MNMLAFAINTAEKAPLSDSLTLTGIDFLCNRTKRRLEKVPHEEELAFARDMADFPVATHTDEANRQHYEVPAEFFSLVLGPQRKYSCCYYPSDTTTLADAETAALAETVKHADIYDGMDILELGCGWGSLSLYLARQFPNARITSVSNSSSQRAYIVGEAERQGVTNLTVITADMNDFSPASSYDRIVSVEMFEHMSNWRALFERTKSWLKADGRLFIHVFTHKNRSYRFDQNNPADWIAHHFFTGGIMPAHDLAHRFEDIYQVEAEWRWSGTHYRRTAMDWLANFDRESGRIMPILNEVYGKDAMLWHRRWRLFFLATAGLFGHDKGQVWGVGHYLLKPSDR from the coding sequence ATGAATATGTTGGCATTCGCCATCAACACGGCGGAGAAGGCACCGCTTTCCGACAGTCTGACATTGACCGGCATCGATTTCCTCTGCAACCGCACCAAGCGGCGGCTTGAGAAAGTGCCGCACGAGGAAGAACTGGCATTCGCCCGCGATATGGCGGATTTTCCGGTGGCAACCCATACGGACGAAGCCAATCGCCAACATTATGAAGTGCCTGCCGAGTTCTTTTCGCTGGTGCTTGGGCCGCAGCGGAAATATTCCTGCTGCTATTATCCCAGCGACACGACGACGCTTGCCGATGCCGAAACGGCTGCTTTGGCGGAAACGGTGAAGCACGCGGATATTTATGACGGCATGGACATTCTGGAGCTTGGCTGTGGCTGGGGCTCGCTGTCGCTCTATCTCGCCCGTCAGTTCCCGAATGCCCGTATCACCTCCGTCTCCAATTCATCCTCGCAGCGCGCCTATATCGTTGGCGAAGCCGAGCGGCAGGGGGTTACCAACCTGACGGTCATTACGGCAGACATGAATGATTTCTCCCCGGCAAGCAGTTATGACCGGATAGTCTCGGTGGAAATGTTCGAGCACATGTCCAACTGGCGCGCGCTTTTTGAGCGCACCAAAAGCTGGCTGAAGGCGGATGGGCGGCTGTTCATCCACGTCTTCACCCACAAGAACCGTTCTTATCGGTTCGACCAGAACAACCCGGCAGACTGGATCGCCCACCACTTCTTCACCGGCGGCATCATGCCAGCGCATGATCTGGCGCACCGCTTTGAAGACATCTATCAGGTGGAGGCTGAATGGCGCTGGTCCGGCACGCATTATCGCCGCACGGCCATGGATTGGCTGGCGAATTTCGACCGTGAATCCGGGCGGATCATGCCCATTCTAAACGAGGTCTATGGCAAGGATGCCATGCTCTGGCACCGTCGCTGGAGACTGTTTTTCCTCGCAACCGCCGGGCTCTTCGGCCATGACAAGGGTCAGGTCTGGGGCGTTGGGCATTATCTGCTGAAGCCTTCAGACAGATGA
- a CDS encoding ATP-binding cassette domain-containing protein has translation MTDQSTPLVEMRNISISFGGIHAVENASVDLHRGEVVALLGHNGAGKSTLIKILSGAYRRDEGDILINGEDADIRNPRDAKKYGIETIYQTLAVADNVDAAANLYLGRELRTPWGTLDDVAMEASAREVMGRLNPNFKRFKEPVKALSGGQRQSVAIARAILFDARILIMDEPTAALGPQETAQVGDLVKELKREGLGIFLISHDIHDVFDLADRVFVMKNGKVVGHARTEDVTKDEVLGMIILGKVPSGATPGPGAMKV, from the coding sequence ATGACGGACCAATCCACTCCGCTCGTGGAAATGCGCAATATTTCCATCTCCTTTGGCGGCATTCACGCGGTCGAAAACGCCTCGGTCGATCTCCATCGCGGCGAAGTCGTGGCTCTGCTCGGCCATAATGGCGCGGGCAAATCCACGCTGATCAAAATCCTCTCCGGCGCTTACAGGCGCGATGAAGGCGATATTCTGATCAATGGCGAGGATGCGGATATCCGCAATCCGCGTGACGCCAAGAAATACGGCATAGAGACCATCTACCAGACGCTTGCAGTTGCCGATAATGTCGACGCCGCAGCCAATCTCTATCTCGGGCGCGAGTTGCGCACACCATGGGGCACGCTGGACGATGTGGCCATGGAAGCCTCCGCCCGCGAGGTGATGGGCCGCCTGAACCCCAACTTCAAGCGTTTCAAGGAACCGGTAAAAGCACTCTCTGGCGGCCAGCGCCAATCCGTCGCCATTGCCCGCGCCATTCTTTTCGACGCACGAATCCTCATCATGGATGAACCGACCGCAGCGCTCGGACCGCAGGAAACGGCGCAGGTCGGCGATCTGGTAAAGGAGCTGAAACGCGAAGGCCTCGGCATTTTCCTGATCAGCCACGATATCCACGACGTCTTCGATCTCGCGGACCGCGTCTTCGTCATGAAAAACGGCAAGGTCGTTGGCCATGCCAGAACTGAGGATGTGACCAAGGACGAAGTGCTGGGCATGATCATTCTGGGCAAAGTTCCCTCGGGAGCGACACCGGGGCCCGGAGCCATGAAAGTTTAG